The Deinococcota bacterium genomic interval CGCCCGACCAGTGCGTCCGCGTGGTTTTCGATAAAGGCAAAAAACGCCGGGTCCTTGAGGAGCGCGACCTTGACGGCCTCGGAGATACCGCCGAGCCAGTCGCGGTCATGAAGCGTGGTAAGAAAGCCGAAGTCGTTCAAGACGGCCACGGGCGGCGCGAAGGTGCCCAGGAAGTTCTTTTTGCCGAAAGCGTTGACGCCGTTCTTGACGCCCACCGCCGAATCGTTTTGCGACAGGACGGTGGTCGGCACGCGCACGAGCCGCACGCCCCGGTGGGCGGTGGCGGCGGCGTAGCCGACCATGTCGAGCACCGCGCCGCCGCCGATGGCTACTATATAGGCGTGGCGGTCGATGCCGTGCTCGTGAACCGCCCGGTGGACGCGCTCGACATTGACCGGGTCGTTCTTGACCCCTTCACCGCCCGCCACCACGAGCGGCGGGCAGACGAGCTCCAACACGTCCGCGTGGCGCGAACAGTAGGCTTCGACGGCCTGCGCCAGGCCGGGGTGATGCGCGGCGACGCCGCTGTCGAGCACGGCCAGGACCTTCTTGGGCAGCTCGGTGCTCCCCTCGGCGACCACGCCGGCCAGCAGCGGGTTGTCCAGAGCGAAGAGCCCGGTGGTGAAGTGAACGGGATAGCGGAAGGTCAGCGCGACGGCCTGGTGGATCGTCTGCACGCGCCTACCGCCTCGTCCGCGCTGGGAAGGTGGAGGGCAGCTCGGTGGCTGGAGGGATCAAAGGGAGCATCAGGGTTACCTCGACAGAACCAATCATGACAAAGGGCAATCATGGCAAAAGGTGGGTATCAGAATCATGACCCTGTTCCACAACGGTTCGGATCACGGCGCGGTCTCGAGTGTAACCGGGCGGCGCCAAAGGCTTCGTCGCCTCGAGTCGTGGTCTAGCGCCACGCCCAGCATGCTCCTGCTCGAGGCCGCCACCTGCTTGGCGCCTGCCGACCTGGCGCCTGCTGATTCAGCCTCGAGCCCCGTAGGCCCGGTCGAGCAGCTCCACCGTGTGCAGGACGGGCAGGGGCCGGCCTTGGGCCGCCAAGTGCTTCTCAATCTGCGTCATGCAGCCGATGTTGCCGGTGGCGATCAGTTCCGCGCCGGTAGAGAGCAGGTTCTTGGCCTTGCGCTCACCCAGCCTTCCCGCCGTCTCGGGGTGCTCGATGTTGTAGGTGCCCGCCGAGCCGCAGCAGAGCTCCCACTCGGGCGGTTCGACCAGGGTCAAGCCCGCCACCGCCTGCAACAGCCGCCGCGGCGCGCTGCGGACGCCCTGGGCGTGGGCGAGGTGGCAGGCGTCGTGGTAGGCCACCTTGAGGGGCTCCTCCAGGCGGGGCGGCTTGAAGCCGAGCTCGTCCAAAAAGGTCGTCACGTCCTTGACCTGTCCGGCGAAGGCCCGCGCCCGCTCCTCGTCAGGGCTGCCCTTGAACACCAGCGGATACTCCTTCATACCCGAGCCGCAGCCCGAGGCGTTGGAGATGATGGCGTCTATGTCTCCTATATCTCCCGGAAAGGCGTCCCCCAAAAAGGCGTCCAGGTTTTTCCTCGCCGTCGCCAGGGCGCGCTCCGCCTCGCCGACGTGCATGGCGAGCGCGCCGCAGCAGGCCTGGTCCCGCGGGACGACCACCTCGACGCCGTTTTCACTGAGCACGCGCAAGGTCGCCCAGTTGATGTTGGGGGCGAGCACCTGCTGGGCGCAACCCGCCAACAGGGCCACGCGGGCGCGCCTCCTACCCTTGGCCGGGGTGAGCGTGGGCATGCGCCCCGTTTGGGGCAGCGACGCAGGCAGCAGCTCCATCATGGCGCTGAAGTTGCCCGGCATCAGCCCCTTGAAGGGCCGCCCCAGCCTGCCCAGCAGGGCGGCGATGCGAAAGCGCCAGGGATAGGGCAAGGTCTCCATCACGAAAAAGCGCTGGAGGCGGTCCAAAGGCTTCTTCTCGCGCTGCGGCTCGGCCCAGGCCCGAAAGGGCGTGATGAGCTCGCCGTACTCGACGCCCGAGGGACAGGCGGTGACGCAGGCCAGGCAGCCCAGGCAGTGGTCGATATAGGGCTGGGCTTCTTCTAAGGCAAGCCCGCCCTCCAGGACTTCCTTCATCAGGAAGATGCGGCCCCGGGGCGAGTCCATCTCCTCGCCCATCACCACGTAGGTGGGGCAGGTCGGCAGGCAGAAGCCGCAGTGGACGCAGGACTCGACGGCGTGGGCCATCTCCGCAGCCTGGGGTGCCTGGGGTAAGAGGTCTTCGACGGGAATGGTATGCTGCATCTAAATCTCCAGAAACTTGCTGTCGGGGTCGAGCGCCGACTTGATCCGTTTCAGCAAGGCCTGCCCGCCGAACTTGCCCAACCAGGGCCGCTCGGGCGGGCCTTTGATGATGAGGCCGGAGAGGTCCAGGCTGCTCAGCAGCTGCGCCAGGCTGTCTATGTCGTCCGGCCAGGCAATCCAGACCAGGTTGCCCGCCACGCTGTAGCGCCGCCCCGCGCCCCTCGCCTCGAGCTGAGCGTCCAACGAAGGAATGCGCCTGGGCGTCAGCGGCACCTTGACGAGCATCGCGCCGCCAGGGAGCCAATCAAAGGCAGCCATGCCTTGCCACAAGGCCGCGTCCTCCTCGCCCGTGAGGGTCTCCCCCGCGCGCGCCAGAAAGCTCTCCAGCCGCTTCACCCGCGGCGGCAGCGCCTCCGCCAAGCCGCCGATGCGCAGCAGCAGCGTTCCCGGCGGCTCGAGCTCGAGCGCTTCTAAGTCAAACGGCGCCGTGCTCAGGCGCAGCAGGGCAGAGAGCCCTTCCTCCAAACCGTCAAAGGACACCTTGAGCGTCGTATAGGCCTTGGGCGCGGGAAAGACCTTGAAAGAGAGCTCGGCGATGACGCCGAGACGGCCCATGCTCCCAACCATCAGCTTGGGCAGGTCGAAGCCCGCCGAGTTCTTGACCACCTTGCCACCGGCGCGGGCGAGTTCGCCCGCGGCGGTCACCATCCTCACCCCCAGAATGAAGTCGCGCACGCCGCCGTAGCGCACCCTGCCCGGCCCGCTGAGGCCGCTCGCGACGGTGCCGCCCAGGGTCGCTCCGGCCCCCGCCAGGGGCGGGTCGAAGGGCAGGTATTGGCCGTTCTCGGCCAGCAGGCGCGCGACCTCGGCGAGTCTGGTCCCGGCGAGCGCGGTGAAGGTGAACTCGCTGGGGTCGTACTCGAGCACGCCAGCTAGCCCGGCGAGCTCGAGCGTCTCGGCCCCGCCCGTCGGCGTCGACAGGGCGGGCTTGGAGCCGCCGCCGCGGGGCAGGAGCTTCCGGTGAGTCCTGACCGCCTCCTGGACCTCCGCTATCGTCCGCGGCCGCAGCGTGTCCTTGCTCGCCGTCGCAGGACTATTCACGGGAGCAGGACTACTCACGGGAGATGACGCCCTGCCTCTCCAGAGGATGCGGGCCGTGCTGCGAGAGTGCCGGGGCCTCGCCGCCGGGGAACATCTTGCCGGGGTTGGAGAGCTCCGCCGGGTCGATGGCCAAGCGCAGCGCCTTCATCACGCTCAGGTCGGTCTCGGAAAACATCTCCGCCAGATAGGCGCGCTTTTCGACACCCACCCCGTGCTCGCCGGTGATCGAGCCGCCCAAGCGCACGCAGAGCCTCAAGATGTCGCCGGCGAGTTCCTCGGCGCGCGCCAAGGCTCCTTCCTCACGGCCGTCGAAGAGGATCAGCGGGTGGAGGTTGCCGTCGCCGGCATGAAAGACGTTGGCGACGCGGATACCGTAAGCCTCGCTCAGCCTCTCGATCTCGCGCAGGGCCTCGCCGAGTTTACCTCTCGGCACCACCCCGTCCTGGACGAGGTAATCGGGCGAGAGGCGGCCGACCGCCGAGAAGGCGCTCTTGCGGCCCTTCCAGAACAGCGCGCGCTCGTCGCCGTCGCGGGCGACGCGCACCTCATAGGCGCCCGAGGCCTCGATCGCCTCGCTGAGCTCCGCGAACTCGGCCTCGACCGCATCCCCCTCGCCCTCGAGCTCGACGATCAAGATCGCCTTGGCCTCCGCCGGATAGCCCGCCCCCACCGCCGCCTCCGCCGCGTCGATGGCCAGCCGGTCCATGATCTCCATGGCGCCGGGCAGGAGGCCCAGGGCGATGACCCTGGTGACCGCCTCGCCCGCCGTATGAAGCGAGTCGTAGGCGGCCAAGACGGTGCGGTAGCGTTCGGGCACCGGCAGGAGCCTGAGGGTGATCTCCAAGGCCACCCCGAACAGTCCCTCGTTGCCGCAGTAGAAGCCCGCCAGGTCGGGGCCGACGCCCTCCAGGGAGTCGCCGCCCAGGCAGACCACCTCGCCGCCCGGCAAGACGGCCCTGATGCCGAGGACGTGGTTGGCGGTCATGCCGTACTTGAGGCAGTGCGCGCCGCCCGAGTTGAAGGCGACGTTGCCGCCGATGGTACAGATCGTCTGAGAGCTGGGGTCGGGCGCGTACAGCAGCCCGTGCGGCATGGCCGCCTTGCTCACCGCCAGGTTGATGACGCCGGGCTCGACCACACAGGTCCGCTCCTCGGGGTCCAAGCGAATAATCCTGTTGAGGCGGTTCAGG includes:
- a CDS encoding 3-dehydroquinate synthase, which produces MQTIHQAVALTFRYPVHFTTGLFALDNPLLAGVVAEGSTELPKKVLAVLDSGVAAHHPGLAQAVEAYCSRHADVLELVCPPLVVAGGEGVKNDPVNVERVHRAVHEHGIDRHAYIVAIGGGAVLDMVGYAAATAHRGVRLVRVPTTVLSQNDSAVGVKNGVNAFGKKNFLGTFAPPVAVLNDFGFLTTLHDRDWLGGISEAVKVALLKDPAFFAFIENHADALVGRDLASMKWLVYRCAELHLQHIATSGDPFEFGSSRPLDFGHWAAHKLEALSAYRLRHGEAVAIGLALDATYSHMNGLLPEADWRRIIILIASLGLPLYAPELGEHLGKDHPRSVLSGLSEFREHLGGRLTIMLLEGIGRGQEVHEMDEARLMDSIAFLKDYAKGGASWPAKPALAR
- the glcF gene encoding glycolate oxidase subunit GlcF → MQHTIPVEDLLPQAPQAAEMAHAVESCVHCGFCLPTCPTYVVMGEEMDSPRGRIFLMKEVLEGGLALEEAQPYIDHCLGCLACVTACPSGVEYGELITPFRAWAEPQREKKPLDRLQRFFVMETLPYPWRFRIAALLGRLGRPFKGLMPGNFSAMMELLPASLPQTGRMPTLTPAKGRRRARVALLAGCAQQVLAPNINWATLRVLSENGVEVVVPRDQACCGALAMHVGEAERALATARKNLDAFLGDAFPGDIGDIDAIISNASGCGSGMKEYPLVFKGSPDEERARAFAGQVKDVTTFLDELGFKPPRLEEPLKVAYHDACHLAHAQGVRSAPRRLLQAVAGLTLVEPPEWELCCGSAGTYNIEHPETAGRLGERKAKNLLSTGAELIATGNIGCMTQIEKHLAAQGRPLPVLHTVELLDRAYGARG
- a CDS encoding FAD-binding protein, which produces MNSPATASKDTLRPRTIAEVQEAVRTHRKLLPRGGGSKPALSTPTGGAETLELAGLAGVLEYDPSEFTFTALAGTRLAEVARLLAENGQYLPFDPPLAGAGATLGGTVASGLSGPGRVRYGGVRDFILGVRMVTAAGELARAGGKVVKNSAGFDLPKLMVGSMGRLGVIAELSFKVFPAPKAYTTLKVSFDGLEEGLSALLRLSTAPFDLEALELEPPGTLLLRIGGLAEALPPRVKRLESFLARAGETLTGEEDAALWQGMAAFDWLPGGAMLVKVPLTPRRIPSLDAQLEARGAGRRYSVAGNLVWIAWPDDIDSLAQLLSSLDLSGLIIKGPPERPWLGKFGGQALLKRIKSALDPDSKFLEI
- a CDS encoding FAD-binding protein, producing MSAQALLTALGELYPRERLLTQAAQLAPYESDGLTAFRTRPLAVVLPETQEEVIETVRCCYREGVPFLARGSGTSLSGGSMPVEGGVVIALNRLNRIIRLDPEERTCVVEPGVINLAVSKAAMPHGLLYAPDPSSQTICTIGGNVAFNSGGAHCLKYGMTANHVLGIRAVLPGGEVVCLGGDSLEGVGPDLAGFYCGNEGLFGVALEITLRLLPVPERYRTVLAAYDSLHTAGEAVTRVIALGLLPGAMEIMDRLAIDAAEAAVGAGYPAEAKAILIVELEGEGDAVEAEFAELSEAIEASGAYEVRVARDGDERALFWKGRKSAFSAVGRLSPDYLVQDGVVPRGKLGEALREIERLSEAYGIRVANVFHAGDGNLHPLILFDGREEGALARAEELAGDILRLCVRLGGSITGEHGVGVEKRAYLAEMFSETDLSVMKALRLAIDPAELSNPGKMFPGGEAPALSQHGPHPLERQGVISRE